Proteins from a single region of Macrotis lagotis isolate mMagLag1 chromosome 2, bilby.v1.9.chrom.fasta, whole genome shotgun sequence:
- the COX14 gene encoding cytochrome c oxidase assembly protein COX14, translating to MPSAKQLADFGYKAFSASMMLLTVYGGFLCSARAYRYFQRRSCLRQAAEEQKARNILQD from the coding sequence ATGCCATCAGCTAAACAGCTAGCTGACTTTGGTTACAAGGCCTTCTCTGCCTCTATGATGCTGCTCACTGTGTATGGTGGCTTCCTGTGTAGTGCCCGGGCCTATCGCTACTTTCAGCGTCGTAGTTGTCTGCGCCAGGCAGCTGAAGAACAGAAGGCTCGGAACATTCTGCAGGACTGA